The following proteins are co-located in the Echinicola sp. 20G genome:
- a CDS encoding SusD/RagB family nutrient-binding outer membrane lipoprotein: MKKLNIFILLVALFSGCDQFDDDINVNPNAPSQASGTQLIANAMLYLPGLSSSPSAQFMSQYLSETQYVNASLYPQSSTSFYGLYQGPLMNLETVLNADDLSGNEGPIPNQLAVASILKSYFTWHITDRWGDIPYTEALQGADDFTPAYDTQESIYSDLLSVLTAADNQIVAGSISNDIIYDGDMSKWSKLANTIRMLMALRLSEVNPSLAQQEFTAAMQAGVMESNDDNLVFKHLADANNQNYWFSQIDLQGREWWALSETLVEKMKPYGDPRLFVYGDPNRTDGDYTGLLFGDIEDFDTEKYALLGSAIHQQDAPVYLVTYAQTLFAMAEAAKLGWVSGGDIEAENYYNMAIENSMMQWNADVSGLDAFMMQADIAYDPARAIEQIATQRWIHLFMHGYEGWAEYRRTGYPDNMVSPGGADVPNRQIYIEAEQFNNTDNYNEAVQRQFGGAESLYGKVWWDAN; the protein is encoded by the coding sequence ATGAAGAAGTTAAATATATTTATACTATTAGTAGCCTTATTTTCTGGTTGTGATCAGTTTGATGATGATATCAATGTCAATCCAAACGCCCCTAGCCAAGCTTCAGGTACGCAACTAATCGCAAATGCCATGTTGTATTTGCCAGGATTAAGTTCATCTCCTTCGGCTCAGTTTATGTCTCAGTATCTTTCTGAAACACAATATGTAAATGCATCCCTTTACCCTCAGTCCAGTACCAGTTTTTATGGTTTGTACCAAGGACCATTGATGAACTTGGAAACTGTACTGAATGCAGATGATTTAAGTGGTAATGAAGGCCCAATACCCAATCAATTGGCGGTAGCAAGTATTCTTAAGTCTTACTTTACTTGGCATATCACGGATAGATGGGGAGATATACCTTATACCGAGGCACTTCAAGGTGCTGATGACTTTACACCAGCATATGATACACAAGAATCGATTTATAGCGATTTGTTAAGTGTTTTGACAGCAGCCGATAATCAAATTGTAGCTGGTAGCATTAGCAATGACATCATTTATGATGGTGATATGTCTAAGTGGTCCAAATTAGCCAATACCATTAGAATGTTGATGGCGCTTAGGTTGTCAGAAGTAAATCCAAGTCTTGCTCAGCAGGAGTTCACTGCAGCGATGCAGGCTGGTGTAATGGAATCCAATGATGATAATTTGGTTTTCAAACATTTGGCAGATGCCAACAACCAGAATTATTGGTTTAGCCAAATTGACTTGCAAGGTAGAGAATGGTGGGCTTTGAGTGAGACTTTGGTGGAAAAAATGAAGCCATATGGAGATCCAAGGCTTTTCGTGTATGGAGATCCTAACAGAACAGATGGTGATTACACAGGTTTACTTTTCGGAGATATTGAGGATTTCGATACTGAAAAGTATGCCCTTTTGGGAAGTGCCATTCACCAACAGGATGCTCCAGTTTACCTGGTGACTTATGCCCAGACATTATTTGCTATGGCAGAAGCAGCCAAGTTGGGATGGGTTTCAGGAGGAGATATTGAGGCAGAAAATTACTACAATATGGCCATTGAAAACTCCATGATGCAATGGAATGCTGACGTGAGCGGTTTGGATGCATTTATGATGCAAGCAGATATTGCTTATGATCCAGCTAGAGCCATCGAACAGATTGCGACGCAAAGATGGATTCACTTGTTTATGCATGGATATGAAGGATGGGCAGAATACAGAAGAACTGGTTATCCTGATAATATGGTTTCTCCCGGAGGTGCTGATGTACCTAACCGACAAATTTATATTGAGGCAGAGCAGTTCAATAATACTGATAATTACAATGAAGCTGTCCAGCGCCAGTTTGGTGGTGCTGAAAGCCTCTATGGGAAAGTCTGGTGGGACGCTAATTAA
- a CDS encoding SusC/RagA family TonB-linked outer membrane protein, whose product MKKIFTKMTLFVFVFFLVAAVHAQEVTISGKVTTEDNDSPLPGVSVLLQGTSTGSVTNLDGMYSIDVPDGEGTLVFSYLGFVTQSVPINGRTTIDLSLAEDVSELGEVVVTAFDIDQSAKSLGYAAQVVDAGEITKTKQTNVVSALQGQVAGVQITNAGGAPGQSARIVIRGVNSLDPSANNQPLFVVDGVPIDNSTTESVNTPRGMTNRAADINPNDIESISVLKGAAATALYGVRAANGAVIIRTKRGKAGEVRVDINSSIGFETLNRLPKLQDQYGQGFSGEYDPSSFWPSWGAPISEVAQTVEGHKYQDNWNRAFDTGVKIDNSVSISGGSEKATFYGSFGRLDQDGIMPFSSWERTTAKLSGTVTASEKFNFGGSINYTNSGGNRVPHDRFMERMMYWAETQDVRDYINEDGTMKTYGNTNPIYDARFSTYEDNVNRVIGNINLNYSPVEWLTFSYRLGTDFYSDARTEITPGPKGIDGEVALSSTGYIEETRINSRDLTSNFYVTLKKQFDADWNTTLRLGNDIFERKYDRVTATGSDFVIPEFYNLNNTTQIFASQGKSIRRLVGFYGDLTVDYKNFLFLNVTGRNDISSTLPKDNNSFFYPSFNLSYVFSETMALPEWITFGKLRASWAQVGKDTNPHILGATFVSPSVFPLNGQVGFSRNSDFGDPALKPELTTSIEFGTQMAFFDGKVDLDFTYYKSNAKDQIIPVPISDATGFSSYITNAGEIQNSGIEVILGGQIIEKSDFTWRATANFSMNNNEVKGIREGIDEIVVGSQFGYGGSTVTMKLIEGEAYGNIYGTSYQRYGADPESKYAQSDLPMIIASSGFPARNAGQLILGNAVPKWIGGLKNDFTFKNFDLSFLIDFRADIDQYNQFDNFLSAFGKNDYTEARNDVIVFDGVLSDGSPNTQEVWLGQGEGPDGRDYGAGYWRNTYRTISENFVQDASFIKLRNITLGYNVKSSVLENTPFRSIRASVAANNIILYTPWDGFDPESFSAGAGGNAVGFTGLGYPGVESFYFTLNLGL is encoded by the coding sequence ATGAAAAAAATCTTTACGAAAATGACTTTGTTTGTTTTCGTTTTCTTCTTGGTGGCAGCAGTTCACGCTCAAGAAGTAACGATATCAGGGAAAGTGACCACGGAAGATAATGATTCTCCGCTTCCGGGAGTAAGTGTTTTATTACAAGGAACTAGTACGGGTTCCGTAACCAACTTGGATGGAATGTATTCTATAGATGTACCTGATGGGGAAGGGACATTGGTATTTTCCTATTTGGGTTTTGTGACGCAAAGCGTTCCGATAAATGGAAGAACCACTATTGATTTGTCATTAGCGGAAGATGTGTCTGAGTTGGGCGAGGTAGTAGTGACAGCTTTTGATATTGACCAAAGTGCAAAAAGCCTTGGTTATGCTGCCCAGGTAGTGGATGCAGGTGAAATTACCAAAACGAAGCAAACTAATGTGGTAAGTGCTTTGCAGGGGCAAGTAGCAGGGGTTCAAATCACCAATGCTGGCGGTGCTCCAGGACAAAGTGCAAGGATTGTGATCAGGGGAGTCAATTCACTGGATCCAAGTGCTAACAACCAACCCTTGTTTGTGGTGGACGGTGTGCCTATAGACAACTCTACCACTGAATCTGTCAACACTCCCCGGGGAATGACCAACAGGGCCGCAGATATCAACCCAAATGACATTGAATCGATTTCAGTTTTGAAAGGGGCAGCCGCAACAGCCTTATATGGGGTGAGGGCAGCAAACGGAGCAGTGATTATCCGAACCAAACGTGGAAAAGCCGGAGAGGTTAGGGTGGACATAAACAGCTCTATTGGCTTTGAGACCTTAAATAGACTCCCTAAACTTCAAGACCAGTATGGTCAAGGTTTTAGTGGTGAATACGACCCTTCCAGTTTCTGGCCTTCTTGGGGTGCTCCAATTTCTGAAGTAGCGCAAACTGTAGAAGGGCATAAATACCAAGATAACTGGAATAGAGCATTTGATACTGGCGTAAAGATAGACAACAGTGTCAGTATTTCTGGAGGCAGTGAAAAAGCTACGTTCTATGGCTCATTTGGTCGATTGGATCAGGATGGAATCATGCCGTTTAGTTCATGGGAGAGAACAACCGCCAAGCTCTCGGGTACGGTGACTGCCAGTGAAAAATTTAATTTTGGTGGATCCATTAATTATACCAATTCTGGGGGTAACAGAGTTCCCCATGACCGCTTCATGGAAAGAATGATGTATTGGGCAGAAACTCAAGATGTCAGGGATTATATCAATGAAGATGGGACTATGAAAACCTATGGAAATACCAATCCTATTTACGACGCAAGGTTTTCAACCTATGAAGATAATGTAAATCGGGTGATCGGAAACATCAATCTTAATTATAGTCCAGTGGAATGGTTAACTTTTTCTTATCGTTTAGGAACGGACTTTTATAGTGATGCCAGAACTGAAATAACACCTGGGCCAAAAGGCATAGATGGGGAAGTGGCTCTAAGCTCAACGGGTTATATAGAGGAAACTCGAATCAATAGCCGAGATTTGACATCCAACTTTTATGTTACTTTGAAGAAACAATTTGATGCAGACTGGAATACTACTTTACGTTTGGGAAATGATATTTTCGAAAGGAAGTATGATCGTGTAACAGCTACAGGCTCTGACTTTGTGATTCCTGAGTTTTACAATTTAAATAACACAACCCAGATTTTTGCCAGTCAAGGTAAAAGTATCAGGAGATTGGTTGGTTTTTATGGAGACCTTACAGTCGATTATAAAAACTTCTTATTCTTGAATGTCACTGGTAGAAATGATATTTCATCCACATTACCTAAGGACAACAATTCCTTTTTCTATCCATCTTTCAATTTGAGTTATGTGTTCAGCGAAACCATGGCGCTACCAGAATGGATTACATTTGGAAAGTTGAGGGCATCTTGGGCGCAAGTGGGTAAAGATACCAACCCACACATACTAGGGGCTACTTTTGTATCTCCTAGTGTATTCCCACTTAATGGCCAAGTAGGTTTCAGTAGAAACAGTGATTTTGGAGATCCCGCATTGAAGCCAGAGTTGACCACTTCCATTGAATTTGGTACACAGATGGCCTTTTTTGATGGGAAAGTTGACTTGGATTTCACTTATTATAAGTCTAATGCAAAAGACCAAATCATACCGGTTCCAATTTCTGATGCTACAGGATTTAGTTCCTACATTACCAACGCTGGAGAGATTCAAAATAGTGGTATAGAGGTTATTTTAGGTGGCCAGATTATCGAAAAGTCCGATTTTACATGGAGGGCCACGGCCAACTTTTCCATGAATAACAATGAAGTGAAAGGGATTAGAGAAGGCATAGATGAAATTGTAGTGGGAAGTCAGTTTGGATATGGTGGAAGCACGGTGACCATGAAGTTAATTGAAGGTGAAGCTTATGGTAATATCTATGGGACAAGTTATCAGAGATATGGGGCTGACCCGGAAAGCAAATATGCGCAATCAGATCTACCAATGATCATTGCAAGTTCAGGTTTTCCTGCTAGGAATGCTGGTCAGCTGATACTTGGAAATGCAGTTCCTAAGTGGATTGGAGGCTTGAAAAATGATTTTACTTTCAAGAATTTTGATTTAAGCTTTTTGATTGACTTCAGGGCAGACATTGATCAATACAATCAGTTTGACAATTTCCTTTCTGCCTTTGGTAAAAACGATTATACGGAAGCAAGGAATGATGTAATTGTTTTTGATGGAGTCCTATCAGATGGTTCTCCCAATACCCAAGAAGTTTGGTTAGGTCAAGGAGAAGGCCCTGATGGTAGGGATTATGGAGCCGGTTATTGGAGAAATACTTACCGTACGATCAGTGAAAACTTTGTACAGGATGCAAGCTTTATCAAATTGAGGAATATAACATTGGGGTATAATGTTAAATCTAGTGTGTTGGAAAATACACCATTTAGATCAATTAGAGCATCCGTTGCAGCCAACAACATCATTCTTTATACCCCTTGGGATGGTTTTGACCCTGAATCATTCTCGGCCGGAGCCGGAGGAAACGCAGTAGGCTTTACCGGTTTGGGCTACCCAGGAGTGGAGAGCTTTTACTTTACATTGAATTTGGGACTCTAA
- a CDS encoding SusC/RagA family TonB-linked outer membrane protein, with protein sequence MKKIFTKMSLLVFVFFLVLQVRAQEVTVTGKVTTQKDGSPLPGVSVLLQGTARGSVTDLDGMYSIDVSGGGGTLVFSYLGFVSQTISINNRTKIDVVMAEDVSQLGEVVVTALGITRDERSIGYATQEVDGENLTFTKEQNVLGSLSGKIAGVQVEGASGASMGGTQKIKIRGVNSISGGSQPLIVVDGTPISNSNFSGSSGVDYGNLGQDVNPEDIASINVLKGPAASALYGIRGQYGVVMITTKKGQEDSKVKVELSSAVFVESVYNLMPYQNLYGGGSSQTWRTLPNGDRYVDMSVDESWGPLMDGTMVRHVESFYPQDPEYGQLAPFVPHPDNIKDYYETGTNVNNGVTITGGGKNSNYRISLNDTRVQGVEPNTMLKRNNVGVSVGTDLTEKLRVSTNINYAANRGRRPGQGSEDGSRYMGQWFQRSLDMERLKDYKYDDGSFFHWNLRRPSTSTGEVTNFSPLYWANPYFLAYENFSNDSRDRLFGDVGLTYQVLPELKLSGFVRSDMYTQNIDSRAAFGGRGNPGYSVGKYQNKEMNYEFLAQYTKTWDKFSLDANFGTNFYDRDYSYLSMATVGGLSSPGFYNIDASIDRPATNSYKLRKQIKSVYGMVSLGYDNIYFLDASIRNDNTSTLPKGNNSYWYPSLSGSFVFSELMDWTPLTLGKLRLSYAQAGSDLAPYGTTSFYNVGSIYSGSSTVNTLAVPDNLNNPNVEPSFAHSYEAGLDLKFFEGKLGLAFTYYQQINKNQILSLDVSGASGYGSATINAGQIENKGFELAITATPLQQSKLNWDIAFNISRNRNEVVELYPGIDVYQYGSTTYSSTSSYLNSYVGKPFGSLVGQAYQRDEATGKILLDGNNLPLYTDATHDFGTVLPDFNGGLQNVFSYGNFDLAAMVDFQIGGQFFSRSKMLAVRTGLDPISAEINDKGFNVRDDVADGGGVRVEGISAETGEDVVAYVNPRSYYGVVARRIYEDWLYDASYVRLKEVRLGYNFTKNKLGNLPVENVRVALVGRNLAMIFQNAPKGINPAEISTGSQSIGWYESGQLPSVRSVGFNLNVTF encoded by the coding sequence ATGAAAAAAATCTTTACGAAAATGTCCCTGCTTGTTTTCGTTTTCTTTCTTGTCCTTCAGGTTAGGGCTCAAGAAGTGACGGTTACAGGTAAGGTGACTACACAAAAAGATGGCTCACCCCTTCCTGGAGTGAGCGTTCTTTTGCAAGGAACCGCTCGTGGTTCTGTGACAGACTTAGATGGGATGTATTCCATTGATGTTTCTGGAGGGGGAGGTACTTTGGTATTTTCTTACCTTGGCTTCGTGTCCCAAACGATTTCTATTAACAACAGGACCAAAATAGATGTGGTGATGGCTGAAGATGTTTCTCAGCTAGGTGAAGTGGTGGTTACGGCCTTGGGGATCACCCGTGATGAAAGATCTATTGGCTACGCCACCCAAGAAGTAGATGGTGAAAACCTTACTTTTACCAAAGAACAAAATGTACTGGGATCCTTATCAGGTAAGATCGCAGGGGTTCAGGTAGAAGGTGCTTCAGGAGCTAGTATGGGAGGAACCCAGAAAATAAAAATCAGGGGAGTTAACTCCATTTCTGGTGGTAGCCAACCACTTATTGTGGTAGACGGAACTCCTATTTCAAACTCTAATTTTTCCGGTAGTTCGGGGGTAGATTATGGTAACTTGGGTCAAGATGTAAACCCAGAGGATATAGCTTCTATCAATGTACTTAAAGGACCAGCTGCTTCAGCATTATATGGAATTAGAGGTCAGTATGGTGTAGTGATGATCACCACCAAAAAAGGCCAAGAGGACTCCAAGGTCAAAGTAGAGTTGAGTTCTGCAGTCTTTGTAGAAAGTGTCTATAACTTGATGCCATATCAGAATTTATATGGTGGGGGTTCAAGCCAGACTTGGAGAACCTTACCAAATGGTGATAGGTATGTTGATATGTCGGTTGATGAGAGTTGGGGGCCACTTATGGACGGCACCATGGTTAGACACGTTGAAAGCTTTTATCCTCAGGATCCGGAATATGGCCAATTGGCACCATTTGTTCCTCATCCTGACAATATCAAAGATTATTATGAGACTGGCACTAATGTAAACAATGGTGTAACCATTACTGGTGGAGGTAAAAATTCAAATTATAGAATAAGCTTGAACGATACCAGAGTCCAAGGAGTGGAACCCAATACAATGCTCAAAAGAAATAATGTTGGGGTGAGTGTAGGGACAGATTTAACAGAGAAGTTGAGGGTGTCTACCAATATTAATTATGCAGCAAACAGAGGTAGAAGACCTGGACAAGGTTCTGAGGATGGGTCTAGGTATATGGGGCAATGGTTCCAAAGAAGTTTGGATATGGAAAGACTCAAGGATTACAAGTATGACGATGGTAGCTTTTTTCACTGGAACTTAAGAAGACCAAGTACTTCTACCGGTGAAGTAACCAACTTCTCTCCATTATACTGGGCAAACCCTTATTTCTTAGCATATGAAAACTTCTCTAATGATAGTAGGGATAGACTTTTCGGTGATGTAGGGTTGACTTATCAGGTCCTTCCAGAACTGAAGTTAAGTGGCTTTGTTAGGTCCGATATGTATACACAGAATATTGATTCCAGAGCTGCTTTTGGTGGCCGTGGAAACCCCGGTTATTCCGTAGGTAAATACCAGAACAAAGAGATGAACTATGAGTTTTTAGCTCAATATACCAAGACATGGGACAAATTCTCTCTTGATGCCAACTTTGGTACCAATTTCTATGATAGAGATTATTCTTATCTATCTATGGCTACCGTTGGAGGTTTGTCTTCTCCAGGTTTTTACAATATTGATGCTTCCATTGATAGACCAGCGACAAACTCTTATAAGTTGAGAAAGCAAATCAAGAGTGTCTATGGAATGGTTTCATTAGGATATGATAACATTTATTTCCTTGATGCTTCAATCAGGAATGATAACACATCGACTTTACCAAAAGGAAACAACTCCTATTGGTATCCTTCTTTGTCTGGTAGTTTTGTCTTTAGTGAGCTAATGGATTGGACTCCTTTGACTTTGGGTAAATTGAGATTGAGCTATGCGCAGGCAGGCTCTGACTTGGCTCCATATGGCACCACTTCTTTTTACAATGTAGGTTCAATTTATTCTGGTTCATCTACTGTGAATACACTTGCTGTGCCTGATAATTTGAACAATCCAAATGTAGAACCTTCTTTCGCACACTCATATGAAGCAGGTTTGGACTTGAAATTCTTCGAAGGAAAATTGGGATTGGCGTTTACCTATTACCAACAGATCAACAAAAACCAAATCCTTAGCTTGGATGTGTCTGGAGCAAGTGGCTATGGATCTGCTACTATCAATGCAGGTCAAATAGAGAACAAAGGCTTTGAATTGGCGATTACTGCCACTCCTCTACAGCAAAGCAAACTCAATTGGGATATTGCCTTTAATATCAGTAGAAACAGAAATGAAGTGGTTGAACTTTACCCGGGTATAGATGTCTATCAGTATGGTAGCACGACCTATTCTTCTACTTCTAGCTATTTGAATTCCTATGTGGGTAAACCTTTTGGAAGTTTGGTAGGTCAGGCATATCAAAGAGATGAAGCAACTGGTAAGATTTTGTTAGATGGCAACAATCTTCCTCTTTATACAGATGCTACACATGATTTTGGCACAGTATTGCCTGATTTCAATGGCGGTTTGCAAAACGTGTTCTCTTATGGAAACTTTGATTTAGCGGCAATGGTTGACTTCCAGATCGGCGGTCAGTTCTTCAGTAGGTCTAAAATGTTGGCCGTTAGAACTGGACTTGACCCAATAAGTGCCGAAATCAATGATAAAGGATTCAATGTTCGTGATGATGTGGCAGATGGTGGAGGAGTAAGAGTGGAAGGTATTTCTGCAGAGACTGGCGAAGATGTGGTAGCTTATGTTAATCCTAGATCATACTATGGAGTGGTAGCGAGAAGAATTTATGAAGACTGGTTGTATGATGCTTCATATGTAAGATTGAAAGAAGTACGATTAGGTTACAACTTCACCAAAAATAAGTTGGGGAACTTACCAGTAGAAAATGTAAGGGTAGCACTTGTAGGCAGAAACTTAGCAATGATTTTCCAAAACGCACCTAAGGGCATCAACCCTGCTGAAATTTCCACTGGAAGCCAGTCGATTGGTTGGTATGAATCAGGTCAGTTGCCTTCTGTACGTTCTGTTGGGTTTAATCTAAATGTTACCTTTTAA